The Salinirubellus salinus genome segment GCCGACGTGGACCCTGGTGAAGTGGGCGGGACCGACGCCTGGAACCAGGTACTCGCCCGGCTCAACGAATCCCCCGCGTTCGCGGAGGTGTTCTACACCTTCGTGTTCGCCGGACGGCTCGTCTCGGTCCTCCTCGGAATCGGTACTATCGTCGCCGTCTATCTGGCTGCCGACTGGGCCTACAACCGGCGGACCGCGCTGTTCGCCGCGGCACTGTTGGCGACCAGCGAGGGATTCGTCATGGCGGGTCACTTCGCGACCGAAGACGTCCTCATTACGCTACTCGTCGCGCTGTACTTTCTGACGTTGGTAGCCTACCACCGGAGCGAAGACGAGCGCCTCCTCCTCGGGCAGGCGTTCGTGATTGGACTCGCCGTCTCCGCCAAGGCCATCGGTGGGATACTCACTCTTCCGTTCGCGGCCGTACTCCTCTCGCGGTGGCGGCGGTCGGAGAGGTCCGTGCCCGGACTCGTGCGACTCGGGATGGTCCACGGGGCCGTCGCCGCCGTCGGGTACGCGCTGACGACTCCGACCGTCGTCGTCCATCCCCGGGGGTGGTGGGACAGCATGATCGGGTCGTTCACCAGCTCGGTCTCGGGCTACACGAGTTTCGACCCCGAGACCGGTCCGGTACTGGCGGTCGGCCTCCTGATGGAGCAACTCGGACTGGCGACGTTCACGCTGGCCGCGCTCGGGTTCGGGTACGTCGCGTACCGGCTCCGCCGGAACCGGTCCCCGCCACTGGACTACTACCTCGTCGCGTTCGTTCCAGTCTACCTCCTCTTCGTGAGTTCCGTCTCGGGTATCCTCTCGTGGCGCCTGATTCCACTCATCCCGCTCCTCGCGATACTGGGCGGCCGTGTAGCCGACGCCGTGCTCGAGCGGGCGGCCATCGGGGTGACGGCCAGACGGGCCGTCGTCGGAGCACTCGCGGTCGTGCTGGTCTTCTCGTTGGCCAACGCCGCCGGTTCGGTCGCGCTCTTCTTCGACGACCCCCGGGAGAACGCGACGGAGTGGGCCGACGACGAGGTACCCTCATCGGCGACAGTGGACGTCTACTCGCCCCGGATTCACCTGCCGGAGTTCACCCCCGAGACGACGGTGAACCGTCATCTCCTGACGGTCGCGACGGAGACGGAGCGCGAGCGGGCGGTCGAGCGTGTCTACTGCGCGGCGCCGGAGTTCGTGGTGGTCAGTAGCTACCAGTACGAGAGCTATCTCCGTGACCCGGGGGTCCAACCGGCGGTGACGGAGATGTACCGACGACTACTCGATGGACGGACCGCCTACGAAGTTGTGGCGCGCTTCGGTCGCTCGCGGGGTGCCGACCTCCCCGACGATCCGCTGGTCAGGGGAGCCGTCCTCGGAACGACCGTCGTCGAGACGCCGGGCCAGACGATACTCGTCTACCGCCGGTCGAACGAGGCGGCCGTCTCTTGCTAAGCCGGGACAGGTCGCGCAGCGCCGGTACACTCGAGCGGACCGGGGCCTGTCCGCTCTCACATCTTGTAGCCGAGGTCGCGCAGGCGCTGTTCGAGTTGCTCGAGGTCCACGTCGTCGTCGTCCCCCCCCGGTTCATCGGCGACGATGCGCTTCCGGTCCCCGTTGTCGATGACGTGCCACGGGACCTTCGTCAGCGGTTCGTTGTAGAGGCCGTTCTGGTGACCGAAGTCCCGTATCGGGACGAACTGGTGGCGGTCACCGAGCATCTCACCGTGGTCAGCTGTGACGACGGTCTTTCCCGGGAGAGACGGAAGGAGGTCGCCGACCGCGTCGAGGGCGATGTCGAGGTTCTCACGGTACGCCTTCACGACCCGTTCCGGGGTCGCCTCCGGAGAATCTCGGAGTATCTCCTCGAGCGAACTCGAGTTCGCCCGGAAGTGCTCGCGACCGGTCGGTCCGATGAACGGGTGGTGGGGCTGGATGTAGTGGACGATCAGTCGCTTGTCGGGGTACTTCTTGCTCACCTGGCGGGCTTGCTCGGTGACGACCTCCGGCACGACGACCCTGAACTCCTCGCTGTGGTAGGTCCCGTCCTCGTCCCCCATGTGGAGGTCGATGTAGTCGTGGACCGACGCGTCGATATCGTCCCGGAGCCGACGGTACCAGCTGTTGGCCGTCAGGTAGACGGTGTCGTGCTCGTGCCGGCCGCTGAAGTTCGCCCGGACGAACTCGGAGGTCGCGGCACCCCTCGAGATTCGAAACTCGAGCTGACCGGGGAGGTCGGACTGCTCCGCGAAGGTGTCGTGCCGGCACGCATCGAGGATGACGAGGTTGTCCCAGTCGGCTTCGAAGATGTCTATCCCCGCAGGGTTGAACTCTCGAGTGCCGAGCCGTGTGTGACACAGGCGATTCAACTCCCTGGCGACTGCTCGTGGTGACCGAACCGCCCGCCCGAGATCCTCGAGGGTGTACATCGCTCGAACCTGTCGTCAACTGTACGATACGTCCAGATAATAAACCCTCGGCCGGATGACCCGTCACCCGTGAGACGGGGACCTGACTTCTAGGGGTCAGCAAGCGTCAACGAGCTAGCGGCGGGACGTCGCGAGCGGTTCGCCCAGCGTCCGGTGTTCGGTTCAGGACGGCGCACCCGAACTCGTCCCGTTCTGGACGAGCCACCCCTCGAACCCACCGTTCGTGTACACGTGGTTCACCGTCGGGTCTCGTCCCATCCGTGCCACGTCGGATTCGTCGTACAGGAATAGGGTCTCTCGCTGCCTGGGGGTGAAGTAGTCCGCCTGGTAGAACGTCGTGTCGTGTTCGTTCGTCACGACGTAGGCTTCACCGTAGGTCGCACTCGCCCGGTCGTGTTCGAGATAGCCCAACCGTTCCGGTATCTGGTAGTCGGGCCCCATCGGGAAGGGGAAGTGGTGGGTCCGGTCACCGTAGATGTACCACTGCATCTTGACCGAGATGTGGTGTGTCCAGACGTGCAGGCCTGGGTCGTGATTGTCGAGCACGAACTCCGTGCCCTGATACTCGGGTTCGGTCATGTGCATGTTCACCCAGTAGGTCGTCCCCACGAACGTTCCGAGTAGTGCCGCGGCGACGATACCGAGGACGACCACTACCGTGACGGCCCGTCCGACGGGCCGACCGGAGACCCTGATCTCCCCCTCGTTAGCCCGATAGGCGAGCATCCCGACTGCGATGACCGCCATCGTGATCATGTAGCGCGAGACGCGTATCGGATCGAACGCGACGAGATACATGAAGAGGAAGGCGATGGTGACGCCGACCCCGACGACGAACTGTGTCGAGACGTACGTATCGGCGTAGCTCGTCCGTCTGCGACGGTACTGGAGGAGGACGTGGAGGACGAACAGCCCGGCGAGCACACAGACGAGCAGGACGACGCCGTACTTCTGAAAGAGTCTGACGAGGAGTTGGGCGAGCGAGAGCCCTCCCTCCTGTGCCTGCTGGAGCTGGTCACGAGCGAGCCCTCTATCACCGGAACCGAAGAGATTGAACAAGACCCCCTGCACGGCGACCTTCGTCCGGTTGAACCCGAGGTACCAGGTCACCGCCGTCGGGACGACGACTAGCGGGAGGTACGGGCTGATGGGTCGAGGCGTCTCGGTAGTCAGTCGTCGGTAGACACGCTGGAACACAACCACGGTGGCCAGCACGAGACAGAGCAACACCGTCGTCATCGGATGGAAGAACACGACGGCGGCGGCCACGAGGAGGAGGGCGCCGACGTCCGAGAGGTCGTGGTCGTCCCTGATGCGCTCGACCAGATAGAGCACTACCGGGACGAGCATGAACGAGAAGATGGCTGGGTGAATCCGGACCTGGAACTCCGCGAAGACGAGCG includes the following:
- a CDS encoding ArnT family glycosyltransferase; protein product: MALGPRLRSVMVGHRRFLSVLIVGSLLLFTGIWKLDPHLMLVDEYAAVGRSLQMGVQRDPFPEAAVKGGNFHLYLLAFAFAVGFVYLFLTGKLADVDPGEVGGTDAWNQVLARLNESPAFAEVFYTFVFAGRLVSVLLGIGTIVAVYLAADWAYNRRTALFAAALLATSEGFVMAGHFATEDVLITLLVALYFLTLVAYHRSEDERLLLGQAFVIGLAVSAKAIGGILTLPFAAVLLSRWRRSERSVPGLVRLGMVHGAVAAVGYALTTPTVVVHPRGWWDSMIGSFTSSVSGYTSFDPETGPVLAVGLLMEQLGLATFTLAALGFGYVAYRLRRNRSPPLDYYLVAFVPVYLLFVSSVSGILSWRLIPLIPLLAILGGRVADAVLERAAIGVTARRAVVGALAVVLVFSLANAAGSVALFFDDPRENATEWADDEVPSSATVDVYSPRIHLPEFTPETTVNRHLLTVATETERERAVERVYCAAPEFVVVSSYQYESYLRDPGVQPAVTEMYRRLLDGRTAYEVVARFGRSRGADLPDDPLVRGAVLGTTVVETPGQTILVYRRSNEAAVSC